A portion of the Deltaproteobacteria bacterium genome contains these proteins:
- a CDS encoding aconitate hydratase: protein MTQLEAITKLYARLAETTALMRRRLSRDLTLAEKILFAHLDKLETAETVRGKSWIDLWPDCVAMQDATAQMALLQFMQAGRKHVAVPTTVHCDHLIRARIGADADMQVALNENNEVYQFLRTASQKYGIGFWNPGAGIIHQVVLENYAFPGGLTIGTDSHTPNGGGLGMLAIGVGGADAADVMAGLPWNVLMPKLVGVRLTGSLNGWTSPKDVILKLAGILTVKGGTGRIIEYFGAGTRSISCTGKATITNMGAELGATTSVFPFDERMATYLRATNRSDLASLAQQHAANLVADPGVENDPSKFYDEIVDIDLSTLEPHVVGPHTPDLARPISQLAADAKKGNYPIGIKVSLIGSCTNSSYEDIGRSANVAAQALTHGLKARTPFLITPGSDQIHNTIERDGQLETLEKIGGTVLANACGPCIGQWQRDDIKKGERNTIVTSFNRNFPARNDENPETLAFIASPEIVTALALAGRLDFNPLTDTLAVNGKQVKLEPPTAPELPARGFAPGESGFVAPPADGSAVTIVVKPDSERLQLLAPFAAWDGKDYERLAVLVKAKGKCTTDHISPAGPWLKYRGHLDKISDNMFLGANSAFGGDAGKGLNVLSNERGVAFAKIARHYKAEGLAWIAIGDENYGEGSSREHAAMEPRFLGGKAVIARSFARIHETNLKKQGMLPLTFGDAKDYDKIQETDRISIVGLRDLAPGKPVKVVIHHSGGKDDTIECRHSFSADQLAWFKAGGAMNLQRGA, encoded by the coding sequence ATGACCCAACTCGAAGCGATCACCAAACTCTACGCCCGCCTTGCGGAGACCACCGCATTGATGCGCCGCCGCTTGAGCCGCGATCTGACGTTGGCGGAGAAGATTCTCTTCGCTCATCTCGACAAACTCGAGACCGCGGAGACCGTGCGCGGCAAAAGCTGGATTGATCTGTGGCCCGATTGCGTCGCGATGCAGGACGCTACCGCGCAGATGGCGCTGCTGCAGTTCATGCAAGCTGGCCGCAAGCACGTCGCGGTGCCAACCACCGTTCACTGCGATCATCTCATCCGGGCCCGCATCGGCGCCGATGCGGACATGCAAGTCGCGCTCAACGAGAACAACGAGGTCTATCAATTTCTGCGCACGGCTTCGCAGAAGTACGGCATCGGCTTCTGGAACCCCGGCGCGGGCATCATTCATCAGGTCGTGCTGGAGAACTACGCCTTCCCCGGCGGCCTGACCATCGGCACCGACTCGCACACGCCCAACGGCGGCGGACTCGGCATGCTCGCGATCGGTGTCGGCGGCGCCGACGCGGCCGACGTGATGGCCGGCCTGCCGTGGAACGTGCTGATGCCCAAGTTGGTCGGCGTCCGACTCACCGGCTCGCTCAACGGCTGGACATCGCCGAAAGACGTCATCCTCAAGCTCGCCGGAATTCTGACGGTGAAGGGCGGCACCGGTCGGATCATCGAGTACTTCGGCGCGGGCACACGCTCGATCAGCTGTACCGGCAAGGCCACGATCACCAACATGGGCGCGGAACTCGGGGCGACCACGTCGGTGTTCCCATTCGACGAACGCATGGCCACGTATCTGCGCGCCACCAATCGCAGCGACCTCGCGTCGCTCGCGCAACAACACGCGGCCAATCTGGTCGCCGACCCTGGCGTCGAAAACGATCCGAGCAAGTTCTACGACGAGATCGTCGACATCGATCTCTCCACGTTGGAGCCGCATGTCGTCGGCCCGCACACGCCTGATCTAGCGCGGCCGATCTCGCAACTCGCGGCCGACGCGAAGAAGGGCAACTACCCGATCGGCATCAAGGTGTCGCTGATCGGCAGTTGCACTAACTCGTCGTACGAAGACATCGGCCGTTCGGCGAACGTGGCGGCGCAAGCGCTCACGCACGGGCTCAAAGCGCGCACGCCGTTTCTCATCACCCCGGGCTCAGACCAGATCCACAACACAATCGAGCGCGACGGCCAACTAGAGACATTGGAGAAGATCGGCGGCACCGTGCTCGCCAACGCTTGCGGCCCGTGCATCGGCCAGTGGCAGCGCGACGACATCAAGAAGGGCGAGCGCAATACCATCGTCACATCGTTCAACCGCAACTTCCCCGCCCGCAACGACGAGAATCCGGAGACGCTCGCGTTCATCGCCAGTCCCGAGATCGTCACCGCGCTCGCGCTCGCCGGGCGGCTCGACTTCAATCCCCTCACCGACACGCTCGCAGTGAACGGCAAACAAGTGAAGCTCGAACCACCCACGGCACCCGAGCTGCCGGCACGCGGCTTTGCGCCCGGCGAGAGCGGCTTCGTCGCGCCGCCGGCGGACGGCAGTGCGGTCACCATCGTCGTAAAGCCCGACAGCGAGCGGCTGCAACTGCTCGCGCCATTCGCGGCATGGGACGGCAAGGACTACGAACGCCTCGCGGTCTTGGTGAAAGCAAAAGGCAAGTGCACGACCGATCACATTTCGCCCGCCGGGCCGTGGCTGAAGTACCGCGGCCATCTCGACAAGATCAGCGACAACATGTTCCTCGGCGCCAACAGCGCGTTCGGCGGCGATGCAGGTAAAGGCCTCAATGTGCTCTCCAACGAACGCGGCGTCGCGTTCGCCAAGATCGCGCGTCACTACAAAGCCGAAGGGCTCGCGTGGATCGCCATCGGCGACGAGAACTACGGCGAAGGCTCCAGCCGCGAGCACGCCGCCATGGAACCGCGCTTCCTCGGCGGCAAGGCGGTGATCGCGCGCAGCTTCGCGCGCATTCACGAGACAAATCTCAAGAAGCAAGGGATGCTGCCGCTGACGTTTGGCGATGCGAAGGACTACGACAAGATTCAGGAGACCGATCGCATCAGCATCGTCGGGCTGCGCGATCTCGCTCCCGGCAAGCCGGTGAAAGTCGTCATCCATCACAGCGGCGGCAAAGACGACACGATCGAGTGCCGTCACAGCTTCAGCGCCGACCAGCTCGCGTGGTTCAAAGCCGGCGGCGCGATGAACCTGCAACGCGGCGCGTGA
- a CDS encoding divalent-cation tolerance protein CutA — translation MTDFIVVLVTVASAEEGERIAEALVDEQLAACVNVVGPIRSIYMWEGAVQRDEERLLIIKTRAALFDELEARVCALHSYETPEVIALSISAGSQPYLDWLEKAVRR, via the coding sequence ATGACTGACTTCATCGTTGTGCTCGTCACTGTCGCCTCCGCCGAGGAAGGCGAGCGGATCGCCGAAGCACTGGTCGATGAGCAGCTTGCGGCGTGCGTGAACGTCGTTGGGCCAATCCGTTCGATCTACATGTGGGAGGGCGCCGTGCAGCGCGATGAAGAGCGACTGCTCATCATCAAGACGCGCGCCGCGTTGTTCGACGAACTCGAGGCGCGCGTGTGCGCACTGCATTCGTACGAAACGCCGGAGGTGATCGCGTTGTCGATCAGCGCCGGGTCGCAGCCGTACTTGGATTGGTTGGAGAAGGCTGTTCGCCGTTAG